The Pygocentrus nattereri isolate fPygNat1 chromosome 1, fPygNat1.pri, whole genome shotgun sequence genome window below encodes:
- the LOC108439122 gene encoding cold shock domain-containing protein C2, translating to MAEPDLSTPADPSLRSPRSSSHSLSFPFLREGSRIWEKTGELPSPLPTKRTRTYSATVRANSGPVFKGVCKNFSRSQGHGYISPAKGGEDIFVHISDIEGEYVPVEGDEVTYKVCPIPPKNQKFQAVEVIITHLNPGTKHETWSGQIISS from the exons ATGGCGGAACCAGACCTGTCGACTCCGGCTGATCCCTCTCTCCGCTCGCCCCGCTCGTCCTCCCATTCCCTCTCTTTCCCATTCCTGAGGGAGGGCAGCCGCATCTGGGAGAAAACAGGGGAACTGCCCAGCCCACTCCCCACCAAACGCACGCGCACATACTCGGC cacAGTGCGAGCCAACTCAGGTCCTGTGTTCAAGGGTGTGTGTAAGAACTTCTCGAGGTCACAGGGTCACGGCTACATCAGCCCGGCCAAAGGTGGAGAAGACATCTTTGTCCATATCTCAGA TATCGAGGGGGAATACGTGCCTGTGGAGGGAGATGAGGTGACGTATAAAGTGTGCCCCATCCCACCCAAAAACCAGAAGTTCCAGGCTGTGGAGGTGATCATCACTCATCTGAACCCAGGAACGAAGCATGAGACCTGGTCGGGCCAGATCATCAGCTCTTAG
- the polr3h gene encoding DNA-directed RNA polymerase III subunit RPC8 isoform X1 → MSADTGVCCALAVDSRLSAFSRRMFLVVEMVDTVRIPPWNFHRQLNEAVAEELNKKLANKVVYNVGLCICLYDITKLEDSYIFPGDGASHTKVHFRYVVFHPFLDEILVGKIKYCSQEGVYVTLGFFDDILIPPESLQQPAKFDEAEQVWVWEYETDEGTHDLYMDQGEEIRFRVVDELFLDTSPTGPTTDPEPPANSSTAPTAATDDSAQKKEAPYTLMASISEPGLGLLSWWSS, encoded by the exons ATGTCCGCAGACACTGGCGTCTGCTGTGCTCTCGCTGTGGACTCGCGTTTGTCCGCTTTCTCTCGTAGGATGTTCCTGGTGGTGGAGATGGTCGACACGGTGCGGATTCCTCCGTGGAATTTCCATCGGCAGCTTAACGAGGCCGTCGCTGAAGAGCTCAACAAGAAACTGGCCAACAAG GTTGTGTATAATGTTGGCTTGTGCATCTGCTTGTATGACATCACTAAACTAGAGGATTCATACATATTTCCTGGGGATGGAGCCTCTCACACTAAAG TGCATTTTagatatgtggtgtttcacccaTTCCTGGACGAGATTCTGGTGGGGAAGATTAAATACTGCAGTCAAGAAGGAGTATATG TCACCCTTGGATTCTTTGATGACATCTTAATCCCACCAGAGTCCCTACAGCAGCCTGCTAAGTT CGATGAGGCAGAGCAAGTGTGGGTGTGGGAGTACGAGACTGATGAGGGCACTCATGACCTCTACATGGACCAGGGTGAGGAGATCCGGTTCCGGGTCGTGGACGAGCTCTTCCTGGACACATCTCCCACCGGGCCCACCACTGACCCAGAGCCTCCAGCTAACTCCAGCACAGCACCTACTGCAGCTACAGACGATAGTGCACAGAAAAAAGAGGCTCCTTACACACTGATG GCCTCCATCAGTGAGCCAGGATTAGGGCTGCTGTCTTGGTGGAGCAGCTAG
- the polr3h gene encoding DNA-directed RNA polymerase III subunit RPC8 isoform X3, which produces MFLVVEMVDTVRIPPWNFHRQLNEAVAEELNKKLANKVVYNVGLCICLYDITKLEDSYIFPGDGASHTKVHFRYVVFHPFLDEILVGKIKYCSQEGVYVTLGFFDDILIPPESLQQPAKFDEAEQVWVWEYETDEGTHDLYMDQGEEIRFRVVDELFLDTSPTGPTTDPEPPANSSTAPTAATDDSAQKKEAPYTLMASISEPGLGLLSWWSS; this is translated from the exons ATGTTCCTGGTGGTGGAGATGGTCGACACGGTGCGGATTCCTCCGTGGAATTTCCATCGGCAGCTTAACGAGGCCGTCGCTGAAGAGCTCAACAAGAAACTGGCCAACAAG GTTGTGTATAATGTTGGCTTGTGCATCTGCTTGTATGACATCACTAAACTAGAGGATTCATACATATTTCCTGGGGATGGAGCCTCTCACACTAAAG TGCATTTTagatatgtggtgtttcacccaTTCCTGGACGAGATTCTGGTGGGGAAGATTAAATACTGCAGTCAAGAAGGAGTATATG TCACCCTTGGATTCTTTGATGACATCTTAATCCCACCAGAGTCCCTACAGCAGCCTGCTAAGTT CGATGAGGCAGAGCAAGTGTGGGTGTGGGAGTACGAGACTGATGAGGGCACTCATGACCTCTACATGGACCAGGGTGAGGAGATCCGGTTCCGGGTCGTGGACGAGCTCTTCCTGGACACATCTCCCACCGGGCCCACCACTGACCCAGAGCCTCCAGCTAACTCCAGCACAGCACCTACTGCAGCTACAGACGATAGTGCACAGAAAAAAGAGGCTCCTTACACACTGATG GCCTCCATCAGTGAGCCAGGATTAGGGCTGCTGTCTTGGTGGAGCAGCTAG
- the polr3h gene encoding DNA-directed RNA polymerase III subunit RPC8 isoform X2 encodes MSADTGVCCALAVDSRLSAFSRRMFLVVEMVDTVRIPPWNFHRQLNEAVAEELNKKLANKVVYNVGLCICLYDITKLEDSYIFPGDGASHTKVHFRYVVFHPFLDEILVGKIKYCSQEGVYVTLGFFDDILIPPESLQQPAKFDEAEQVWVWEYETDEGTHDLYMDQGEEIRFRVVDELFLDTSPTGPTTDPEPPANSSTAPTAATDDSAQKKEAPYTLMLISDMHHAVVKMV; translated from the exons ATGTCCGCAGACACTGGCGTCTGCTGTGCTCTCGCTGTGGACTCGCGTTTGTCCGCTTTCTCTCGTAGGATGTTCCTGGTGGTGGAGATGGTCGACACGGTGCGGATTCCTCCGTGGAATTTCCATCGGCAGCTTAACGAGGCCGTCGCTGAAGAGCTCAACAAGAAACTGGCCAACAAG GTTGTGTATAATGTTGGCTTGTGCATCTGCTTGTATGACATCACTAAACTAGAGGATTCATACATATTTCCTGGGGATGGAGCCTCTCACACTAAAG TGCATTTTagatatgtggtgtttcacccaTTCCTGGACGAGATTCTGGTGGGGAAGATTAAATACTGCAGTCAAGAAGGAGTATATG TCACCCTTGGATTCTTTGATGACATCTTAATCCCACCAGAGTCCCTACAGCAGCCTGCTAAGTT CGATGAGGCAGAGCAAGTGTGGGTGTGGGAGTACGAGACTGATGAGGGCACTCATGACCTCTACATGGACCAGGGTGAGGAGATCCGGTTCCGGGTCGTGGACGAGCTCTTCCTGGACACATCTCCCACCGGGCCCACCACTGACCCAGAGCCTCCAGCTAACTCCAGCACAGCACCTACTGCAGCTACAGACGATAGTGCACAGAAAAAAGAGGCTCCTTACACACTGATG CTCATCAGTGACATGCATCATGCTGTGGTAAAGATGGTGTGA